One Pecten maximus chromosome 7, xPecMax1.1, whole genome shotgun sequence genomic window carries:
- the LOC117330578 gene encoding LOW QUALITY PROTEIN: uncharacterized protein LOC117330578 (The sequence of the model RefSeq protein was modified relative to this genomic sequence to represent the inferred CDS: deleted 1 base in 1 codon) yields the protein MFPLFELVRLFTVKDDSDFRNSPTIVRYAYKEAGEINLLALACTNGYVLLRYCSGNGKPPTTHQLPWPQEKPISSMCFDPTVTWLLVLAEDATLFIIPALSIMDPTAKVNQLWREDDVTITKVKRPKGMPTVVLWWHTLDDQQVAIIGTKIGEIIFVDLLTRKTLNEIKFDCKIMQIDIVEDDQQMTTNLLITDQSGVQWKLLLESRTHDILSLPDKELLDLGYNTVDGRNLPIISITSPSDQTADLFLPLRFYQFQRSVFLSPQYAKGRHFVAAHCDKTNTYQIYDSDVEHNPLFVYKLPFGAYNVILTDKVIFSTTRLGGEKRLLVIANQRAETSVDDQQDFNKDAVLQQFDLPQEEHLLTVLKKSYPFYWHDKREEDLCQKMVQDIQLGLGRANKAGSIILPSTAYDMHVTSHTVLNGCVIITGSSVYECRPRISPERLFLQMAVQQLDHSRTEVLGIGLGLDLNTLYEVSAEHVLKNKDFTQAIRLYKLSKCSHARRVANFAQYGCVQEVLTYARQVLCAQNQDINTSERKQLTDLAIHCFVHQIQEHSGDKTQLQQSFLEFLITNFSYEESVALCLLSENGLIYVLLELAKARGLVMEALDLLSKNGYTRLEKPVVESLVSKGFINHLVQAASGTFFQSLNHQYRTEILCSKPPLALQHYAMILDCVADLKVDTLENLASIFDPSRASLRSHISKHMLSKKRTASVSSLNSQCSDGEPGPMENTLPEPSKLVEFFITLVLHLNRKRDKSGDIPSAEEVLTMNLNDVLKQSPEENPKIKVRKLSCRPVPLGAGHQHVALVRNGDLYTWGRTSHGRLGHGDLAPNNTVSPPCRVETLHMLQVRVISVACGGEHTLALTQQGVFAWGSSQYGQVGIGTRHIYSRPMQVDKLSSMQCVSVESGQYHSLAVTAEGEVYSWGWGVHGQLGLGGIEDALVPTHVQALSDKQIIRVCGGYCHTLALSSQGEVYSFGCGFFGQLGLEVNKKQTLPMRIHALKEKVVVVSTKFFHNVAVTHSNRVYTWGCHPYNLRFAAHSIRKGRQAGAVVGDPVDHFLLPDLVDTSFVHGRITQAVCGSSHSVLVTLDGDVYTWGRNMDGQIGNNTRQDMKIPSMVTNINDRNVIHIISGGDFNIGQDSDGLVWGWGKNDVGQIKQEKLELSTTQQSSTTHKVIKTHNRRRAGSGLTEFLLPTVCPGLPSAKPAASPWRPSHLTRSGSYDSSDGETWWTEDNQEDVQLDLLPDLQSLGNRKYGRITIHEVLQHLSELCNCMKIMRQCVNLDDWLSAAYVCLHQNNYAQALAYHLKALTAYASVFGSDLLQSTERVVQHYIRLCISQELPASQKEENYRLILIQMLEHWEKHDLSVSSLEALLTDHMDSVCCVLSTFLFWKNPKTEEGGETMATPVCIGVTGQFMMHFTTKFCLQVLQKVFDKMLLVDFEKRYPVSHGSLKRLLTCRIGSSDSDLDLQSGDKLIPFDQLWQDVVQNLQKSSESRDYIYITRTDIDHMTEKIGQIQGPQSIPEEVNSQEPNAVLFTCGHHYTRRNFMDEVMVKFNKELSQGPASLPGSASLLMQYYCRQGLLPLACPKCVLNTLHTAL from the exons ATGTTTCCGTTGTTCGAGTTAGTGCGACTTTTCACTGTAAAGGATGACAGCGACTTCAGAAATTCTCCAACTATTGTTCGCTATGCATACAAGGAAGCAGGAGAAATAAACCTTCTAGCACTTGCCTGTACCAATG GGTATGTCCTTCTTAGGTACTGTAGTGGTAACGGGAAACCTCCTACTACTCACCAGTTACCATGGCCACAGGAAAAACCTATCAGCTCAATGTGTTTTGATCCTACTGTAACCTGGCTACTGGTGCTAGCAGAAGATGCCACCCTGTTCATCATACCAGCATTGTCTATCATG GATCCAACTGCCAAAGTCAACCAGCTGTGGAGGGAGGATGATGTTACCATCACAAAGGTTAAACGACCTAAAG GGATGCCCACTGTTGTTCTCTGGTGGCACACACTGGATGACCAACAGGTTGCCATCATCGGCACCAAG ATTGGAGAAATCATCTTCGTGGATCTACTTACCAGGAAAACTTTGAATGAAATCAAATTTGACTGTAAAATCATGCAGATAGACATAGTGGAAGATGACCAACAGATGACCACTAACCTTCTG ATAACAGACCAGTCTGGAGTCCAATGGAAGTTACTCTTGGAGAGTCGTACACACGATATCTTATCCCTGCCAGATAAGGAACTTCTAGACCTGGGATACAACACTGTGGATGGGAGAAATCTTCCTATCATCAGCATTACCTCCCCTTCAG ATCAAACTGCAGACCTTTTCCTTCCCTTGAGATTTTATCAGTTCCAGAGATCGGTGTTTCTGTCCCCACAGTATGCCAAGGGACGCCACTTTGTTGCTGCTCACTGTGACAAAACAAACACCTATCAG ATTTATGACAGTGACGTGGAACACAACCCActctttgtttacaaattacCGTTTGGTGCCTACAATGTTATTCTgacagataaagtcatattttctacGACACGTCTTGGGGGAGAGAAGAGATTACTTGTGATAGCTAACCAACGGGCAGAAACCTCAGTGGATGATCAACAG GATTTCAACAAGGATGCAGTCTTACAGCAGTTTGATCTGCCTCAAGAGGAACATCTTCTGACCGTCCTGAAGAAGTCCTATCCTTTCTATTGGCATGATAAGCGTGAGGAAGATCTGTGTCAGAAGATGGTCCAGGACATCCAGTTGGGACTAGGACGGGCTAACAAAGCTGGATCAATCATCCTTCCATCCACTGCCTATGACATGCATGTTACCAGTCACACGGTGCTAAATGGTTGTGTCATCATCACAGGGTCGTCTGTGTACGAGTGTAGACCCAG aATATCACCAGAGCGACTGTTTCTACAGATGGCAGTCCAACAACTGGACCATTCTCGGACTGAGGTCTTAGGTATAGGTCTTGGTCTGGACCTCAACACACTGTATGAAGTATCAGCTGAACATGTATTAAAGAACAAGGACTTCACACAAGCAATAAGGCTCTACAAGCTCTCAAAG TGTTCCCATGCGAGACGAGTGGCAAACTTTGCGCAGTATGGCTGTGTTCAAGAGGTACTTACCTACGCGAGACAGGTGTTGTGTGCTCAAAATCAGGACATCAATACGAGTGAGAGGAAACAGCTGACAGACCTTGCCATACACTGTTTTGTACATCAGATTCAGGAACATTCTGGTGACAAGACACAACTACAGCAGTCTTTTCT CGAGTTTCTCATCACCAACTTCTCATATGAAGAAAGTGTGGCTCTGTGTTTGCTATCAGAGAATGGTCTGATTTATGTTCTACTGGAACTAGCTAAG GCGCGTGGTTTGGTCATGGAGGCTTTGGATTTGTTGTCCAAGAATGGTTACACCAGACTGGAGAAACCTGTAGTGGAAAGTTTGGTCAGCAAGGGTTTCATCAACCACCTTGTCCAGGCAGCCTCAG GTACATTTTTCCAATCACTGAATCACCAGTACAGGACTGAGATTCTGTGCTCAAAGCCTCCGCTTGCCCTCCAACACTACGCCATGATACTGGACTGTGTAGCAGACCTTAAAGTGGACACGCTGGAAAATCTGGCCAGTATTTTTGACCCCTCAAGGGCTAGTCTCAGAAGCCACATATCTAAACATATGCTTTCCAAGAAAAG AACTGCCAGTGTCTCCTCTCTGAACTCCCAATGTAGTGATGGAGAACCTGGGCCTATG GAGAATACCTTGCCTGAGCCGTCAAAGTTAGTTGAGTTCTTCATAACCCTAGTGTTACACCTCAACCGTAAACGTGACAAATCGGGGGACATTCCTAGTGCTGAGGAGGTACTGACCATGAACTTGAACGATGTATTGAAACAG TCTCCAGAAGAAAATCCAAAAATAAAGGTTCGGAAGTTGTCTTGTCGACCAGTGCCCCTAGGAGCCGGACATCAACATGTGGCATTAGTGCGAAACGGTGACCTGTACACTTGGGGACGCACTTCCCATGGCAG GTTGGGTCATGGCGATCTGGCTCCAAACAACACTGTATCGCCTCCCTGTAGGGTAGAAACTTTACACATGCTGCAAGTTCGTGTCATCTCTGTGGCTTGTGGAGGTGAACACACACTAGCCCTCACACAACAAGGG GTGTTTGCGTGGGGATCATCCCAGTATGGACAGGTTGGAATTGGTACAAGACATATTTACAGTCGACCCATGCAAGTGGACAAACTGTCGTCCATGCAGTGTGTGAGTGTGGAGAGTGGTCAGTATCACTCACTGGCTGTGACAGCTGAAGGAGA GGTGTATAGCTGGGGTTGGGGTGTCCATGGACAACTCGGCCTTGGAGGCATCGAGGACGCTTTGGTCCCGACCCATGTACAGGCACTGTCAGACAAGCAGATTATCCGAGTTTGTGGCGGATACTGTCATACTCTGGCCCTCTCCTCACAG GGAGAGGTGTACTCATTTGGTTGTGGATTTTTCGGCCAGCTTGGTTTGGAAGTCAACAAAAAGCAGACATTGCCAATGAGAATACATGCTCTGAAAGAAAAGGTTGTGGTTGTTAGCACAAAATTCTTCCATAAT GTCGCTGTGACACACAGTAATCGTGTATACACTTGGGGATGTCATCCATATAACCTGAGGTTTGCAGCACATTCCATCCGTAAAGGC CGCCAAGCTGGGGCCGTGGTCGGCGATCCCGTCGACCATTTCTTACTGCCTGATCTAGTCGATACCAGCTTTGTACATGGTCGTATTACACAG GCTGTGTGTGGCAGCTCCCACTCTGTACTGGTCACTCTGGACGGAGATGTGTACACCTGGGGTCGAAACATGGACGGACAGATAGGCAACAACACCAGGCAGGACATG aaaatccCCAGCATGGTCACTAACATAAATGACCGCAATGTGATACACATCATCAGTGGAGGAGATTTTAACATTGGACAGGACTCGGACGGACTGGTCTGGGGCTGGGGCAAGAATGACGTGGGACAG ATTAAACAGGAGAAGCTAGAACTGTCCACAACCCAACAGTCCTCCACCACCCACAAGGTCATTAAGACACACAACCGTCGACGGGCAGGAAGTGGCCTCACCGAGTTCCTTCTCCCCACAGTCTGTCCAGGGTTGCCAAGTGCCAAACCTGCCGCATCGCCATGGAGACCATCCCATCTCACAAGGTCGGGGTCGTATGATAGTTCAGATGGCGAAACATGG TGGACTGAGGACAACCAAGAGGATGTCCAATTAGACTTACTTCCAGATCTACAGTCGCTAGGCAACAGAAAATATGGCCGCATCACTATTCATGAAGTCTTACAG CACCTGTCTGAGTTGTGTAACTGTATGAAGATTATGCGTCAGTGTGTGAACCTAGACGACTGGCTAAGTGCTGCATATGTCTGTCTCCATCAAAACAACTACGCTCAG GCCCTGGCCTACCACCTGAAGGCCCTTACTGCCTATGCGTCTGTATTTGGCAGCGATTTATTACAGAGCACGGAGAGAGTTGTACAACACTACATCAG GCTCTGTATCTCACAAGAACTGCCAGCCTCTCAGAAGGAGGAGAACTACAGACTTATCcttatacag aTGCTAGAACACTGGGAGAAGCATGACCTGTCGGTCAGTAGTCTCGAAGCCCTCCTCACTGACCACATGGACAGTGTGTGCTGTGTACTAAGCACTTTCCTCTTCTG GAAGAATCCAAAGACAGAAGAAGGAGGAGAAACTATGGCGACGCCGGTCTGCATAGGAGTGACAGGCCAGTTTATGATGCATTTTACCACTAAATTCTGTCTCCAAGTTCTCCAGAAAGTCTTCGATAAGATGCTTCTCGTTGACTTTGAAAAACGATACCCAGTCAGCCATGGATCATTAAAAAGGCTACTAACCTGTCGGATAGGGTCGAGTGattctgaccttgacctccagTCTGGTGATAAACTCATACCGTTTGATCAACTTTGGCAGGATGTGGTTcaaaacttacaaaaaagttCGGAATCCCGTGACTATATTTACATCACAAGAACAGACATTGATCACATGACGGAAAAAATCGGACAGATTCAAGGACCGCAGTCCATCCCAGAGGAAGTTAACTCACAGGAGCCGAATGCGGTCCTCTTTACATGTGGTCATCACTATACACGGCGCAACTTCATGGATGAAGTGATGGTGAAATTTAACAAGGAGCTCTCTCAGGGTCCCGCCAGTCTACCAGGCAGTGCTTCCCTACTGATGCAGTATTACTGCAGGCAGGGGTTACTTCCCTTGGCTTGTCCAAAGTGTGTACTCAATACACTGCACACTGCATTGTAG